In the genome of Methylophaga nitratireducenticrescens, one region contains:
- a CDS encoding UDP-N-acetylmuramoyl-L-alanyl-D-glutamate--2,6-diaminopimelate ligase, protein MNYQMRLIDLMQLVDSDTVSTTVVTGLSLDSRRLKSGDLFFALATDLEIRAQHIKQAATAEIAAVCYSAEAPLNPEQRKNLQKRQIEMVAVDDLKEQTARLAAAFYQYPSATMTVIAVTGTNGKTSVTQFIAQALENAGQPCGVIGTLGSGRITEIKDHGMTTPDPVRLQAMLAEMRDSGIRYVAVEASSHALEQGRLNFVDINYAVLTNLSRDHLDYHQNMEEYAAAKQRLFDFASLEAAVVNADDDFGQQILSLLNNNQITSVEYSCRNSKASLFASDIQPTTNGLQFNLHNAQQTLAIQTRLLGRFNVENLLATAGVLALVGWSTSEIADGLNQLTSVNGRMQLLASSLQPSVVIDFAHTPDALEKALLGMRQHMDSSSKLWCVFGCGGERDKGKRPLMGKTVSELADKLVVTDDNPRGEKSMEIIEQILTGCHKQADIHIEADRKLAIEYAIIDSALDDMVLIAGKGHEQFQEVAGVKTPFNDNEIAMQAIQKRHSATRVTL, encoded by the coding sequence ATGAACTATCAAATGCGTCTTATTGATTTAATGCAGCTTGTGGATAGTGACACGGTGTCGACAACAGTGGTCACCGGCCTCAGTCTGGATAGCCGTCGACTCAAGTCAGGAGATTTGTTTTTTGCCTTAGCTACGGATTTAGAAATCCGAGCCCAACATATCAAGCAGGCAGCTACAGCCGAAATTGCAGCTGTTTGCTATTCAGCAGAAGCACCTTTGAACCCGGAGCAGAGAAAAAATCTGCAAAAACGGCAAATAGAGATGGTTGCTGTTGATGATTTAAAGGAGCAAACCGCTCGCCTGGCCGCGGCATTCTATCAATATCCTTCTGCAACGATGACTGTGATAGCGGTAACCGGTACCAATGGTAAAACCTCTGTCACCCAGTTTATCGCTCAGGCACTGGAAAACGCCGGTCAACCTTGTGGTGTGATAGGAACATTGGGCAGTGGAAGAATAACTGAGATAAAAGATCACGGCATGACCACGCCGGATCCCGTCCGTTTACAAGCAATGCTTGCCGAAATGCGTGACAGTGGAATTCGGTACGTCGCTGTTGAAGCATCCTCACATGCTTTGGAACAGGGACGACTGAATTTTGTGGATATTAACTATGCCGTATTGACCAATTTAAGTCGGGATCATCTTGATTATCACCAGAATATGGAAGAATACGCGGCGGCAAAACAACGTTTATTTGATTTTGCGTCACTAGAGGCTGCAGTAGTAAATGCTGACGATGACTTTGGTCAGCAGATATTGTCTTTACTCAATAACAATCAGATTACCAGTGTGGAGTATAGCTGCCGCAATTCCAAAGCCAGCCTGTTTGCCAGTGATATTCAGCCGACAACGAATGGTTTGCAATTCAATTTACATAATGCACAGCAAACATTGGCCATTCAAACCCGGTTACTGGGCAGATTCAATGTCGAAAATCTATTGGCAACCGCCGGTGTACTTGCGTTAGTTGGTTGGTCAACGAGTGAAATTGCAGACGGATTAAATCAATTAACCAGTGTAAATGGACGTATGCAACTGTTGGCGAGCAGTCTGCAGCCGTCAGTCGTGATTGATTTTGCCCATACCCCGGACGCATTGGAAAAAGCCTTGCTGGGCATGCGTCAGCATATGGATAGCAGTTCAAAACTCTGGTGTGTATTTGGTTGTGGCGGTGAGCGCGACAAAGGCAAACGGCCATTGATGGGGAAAACCGTCAGTGAGTTGGCCGACAAACTGGTCGTTACCGATGACAATCCGCGTGGTGAGAAAAGTATGGAAATCATCGAGCAGATCCTGACTGGTTGCCACAAGCAAGCAGATATTCATATTGAAGCCGATAGAAAGCTAGCGATCGAATACGCCATTATCGATTCAGCTCTTGATGACATGGTCCTTATCGCCGGAAAAGGCCATGAACAATTTCAGGAAGTGGCTGGCGTAAAAACACCTTTTAATGATAACGAGATAGCGATGCAGGCCATACAAAAACGTCACTCAGCAACAAGGGTAACCTTATGA
- a CDS encoding UDP-N-acetylmuramoyl-tripeptide--D-alanyl-D-alanine ligase codes for MTTIHLSKIAEQLNAELQGEDAVMTGSKIDSRQIENGDLFVALSGENMDGHDFIEQARLAGASGALVNRYIANELPQIVVEDVTKAYGAIARLWRENSHAKVVAVTGSNGKTTLKEMISSILAQCGNVLATKGNLNNNLGVPLTLTRLNDSYDYAVIEMGANHSGEIATLVAMAEPDVAVINNVGAAHLEGFGSLQGVAEAKGEIYAGLKADGIGVINADMPYGDLWKHMLGARQRISFGLQQPADIAALDLQLSITGCHFMVRLDDVCHFIVLPLPGIHNVSNALAAIAVCSALNIEPEAIVKGLAAIKAVPHRLQLREAVNNALVIDDTYNANPGSFRQALHTLMQFPGEHWLVLGDFGELGPESTTIHQQLGRDALAAGVKRLFTIGQQSQLASAEFADNAQHFNELSELEAELKNALNKDVACLIKGSRFMKLDKLADALAVGGEA; via the coding sequence ATGACCACTATTCATCTGAGCAAAATTGCTGAGCAACTGAACGCCGAGTTACAAGGCGAGGATGCCGTGATGACAGGCAGCAAGATTGATAGCCGTCAGATTGAAAACGGTGATTTGTTTGTTGCCCTGTCCGGCGAGAATATGGATGGCCATGATTTTATAGAACAGGCACGTTTGGCGGGTGCAAGTGGTGCATTAGTTAATCGGTATATTGCCAATGAACTGCCTCAGATTGTGGTTGAGGATGTCACCAAAGCCTATGGAGCTATTGCGAGACTATGGCGGGAAAACAGTCATGCAAAAGTTGTCGCGGTAACAGGGAGTAACGGTAAAACCACGCTTAAGGAAATGATTTCATCCATTCTGGCGCAATGCGGCAATGTTTTGGCTACAAAAGGAAATCTGAATAATAATCTTGGGGTTCCGCTGACCCTGACACGCCTTAATGATAGCTACGATTATGCGGTTATCGAAATGGGCGCTAATCATTCAGGTGAAATCGCCACGCTGGTTGCCATGGCTGAGCCGGATGTGGCTGTAATCAATAATGTCGGCGCAGCTCATCTGGAAGGTTTTGGTTCATTGCAGGGTGTGGCTGAAGCAAAAGGTGAAATCTATGCCGGCCTGAAAGCGGATGGTATTGGCGTGATCAATGCGGATATGCCTTATGGTGATTTATGGAAACATATGCTTGGAGCCCGTCAACGAATCAGTTTCGGCCTGCAGCAACCAGCCGATATTGCTGCATTAGACCTACAACTGTCGATTACCGGGTGCCATTTTATGGTGAGATTGGATGATGTTTGCCATTTTATTGTTTTACCCCTTCCGGGCATCCATAACGTCAGTAATGCTTTAGCAGCAATTGCGGTTTGTTCAGCGCTAAACATTGAGCCGGAAGCAATTGTTAAAGGTTTGGCTGCAATCAAAGCTGTTCCACATCGCTTGCAGTTACGCGAAGCGGTTAATAACGCATTAGTGATTGATGATACCTACAATGCCAATCCCGGATCGTTTCGTCAGGCCCTGCATACCTTGATGCAGTTCCCAGGGGAACATTGGCTGGTGCTGGGTGATTTCGGCGAGCTCGGACCGGAGAGTACTACCATTCATCAACAGTTAGGTCGTGATGCGCTGGCAGCTGGTGTGAAACGGTTGTTTACCATTGGGCAGCAAAGCCAGCTGGCCTCGGCAGAGTTTGCTGATAATGCACAGCATTTCAATGAGCTGTCAGAGTTGGAAGCGGAATTGAAAAATGCCCTGAATAAAGATGTGGCGTGCTTGATTAAAGGCTCACGCTTTATGAAGCTGGATAAGCTGGCGGATGCACTGGCCGTTGGAGGAGAAGCCTGA
- the mraY gene encoding phospho-N-acetylmuramoyl-pentapeptide-transferase, translated as MLLILSDYLSQYYTGFNVFQYLTLRAILGVMTALGIALIVGPTMIRHLSFRQIGQVVRNDGPESHISKTGTPTMGGSLILVAIAVSTLLWADLTNRYVWVVLLVTLLFGTIGFVDDYIKLVRQDPKGLLSRYKYFWQSVVGLGAAIFLYMTVQTPAETQLIVPFFKEIIIPLGAWYLLVVYLVIVGSSNAVNLTDGLDGLAIMPTVMVAAALGLFSYVAGHFEFAHYLQIPHIPGAGELTVFCAAMVGAGLGFLWFNTYPAQVFMGDVGALALGAALGTVAVLVRQELVLLIMGGVFVIETLSVMIQVASYKLRGKRVFLMAPIHHHYELKGWPEPRIIVRFWIITVFLVLVGLATLKIR; from the coding sequence ATGCTGTTAATACTGAGTGACTATCTGAGCCAGTATTACACCGGCTTTAATGTCTTTCAATATCTGACATTACGGGCCATTTTAGGGGTAATGACCGCATTGGGAATTGCCTTGATTGTTGGTCCTACGATGATTCGGCATCTCAGTTTCAGACAGATTGGCCAGGTGGTCAGAAATGACGGACCTGAATCCCATATCAGTAAAACAGGTACGCCCACGATGGGCGGATCTTTAATACTGGTTGCAATTGCCGTCAGTACCCTACTGTGGGCTGATCTGACAAATCGTTACGTTTGGGTTGTGTTACTGGTCACGCTGCTGTTTGGCACAATTGGTTTTGTTGATGATTACATCAAGCTGGTTCGTCAGGATCCCAAGGGACTATTGAGCCGTTATAAATATTTCTGGCAATCAGTCGTCGGTTTGGGGGCAGCCATATTTCTGTATATGACTGTACAGACACCCGCTGAAACGCAGCTCATCGTGCCATTTTTTAAAGAAATCATTATCCCTCTGGGTGCATGGTATCTACTGGTGGTCTATTTGGTCATAGTTGGCAGCAGTAATGCTGTGAATCTGACAGATGGCCTCGATGGTTTAGCGATTATGCCTACGGTAATGGTTGCGGCAGCTTTAGGGTTATTCAGTTATGTTGCAGGGCACTTTGAGTTTGCCCATTATCTGCAAATTCCACATATCCCTGGGGCCGGTGAATTAACCGTATTCTGTGCCGCAATGGTGGGTGCCGGATTGGGATTCCTCTGGTTTAACACCTATCCCGCTCAGGTATTTATGGGGGATGTCGGTGCACTGGCATTAGGTGCCGCTTTGGGGACCGTAGCCGTTCTGGTTCGTCAGGAATTGGTATTGCTGATTATGGGCGGGGTATTTGTCATTGAAACTCTGTCAGTAATGATTCAGGTGGCTTCCTATAAATTACGTGGCAAGCGAGTGTTCCTGATGGCACCAATTCATCATCACTATGAATTAAAAGGCTGGCCTGAACCCCGCATTATTGTTCGATTTTGGATCATCACCGTATTTCTGGTGCTGGTCGGTTTAGCGACGTTGAAAATACGATGA
- the murD gene encoding UDP-N-acetylmuramoyl-L-alanine--D-glutamate ligase: MTAELQQHSSHYSLIIGLGQTGLSCARFLLQQGNAVAVIDSSEKPACLNALQKDYPEVVVKTGGIPADWLMRADSIVLSPGVDPRLPQIRQAAEAGIEIIGDIELFARHANAPIIAITGSNGKSTVTTLVGLMAQRADKKVAVGGNLGTPALDLLTDPAPDFYVLELSSFQMETVHSMNAFASVILNVSPDHLDRYDSIEDYQRAKQKVYHGTGVMVINRDDPIVSAMAVAGRDQLGFSLHESTGYEFGVLTQRGHLWLAEGDTPLMLVSDMKIAGSHNIANALAALALGSVMGLPMDAMLKALKEFKGLPHRCRFVRELHGVRWFNDSKATNVGASIAAIEGLAENGKIVLIAGGVGKGQNFAPLSPILNNYVCTIVLIGQSAEELARHVPETVQIHFAADMKSAVQAANNSAQTGQQVLLSPACASFDQFANYADRGDHFEQAVRELAA, encoded by the coding sequence ATGACAGCAGAATTACAGCAACATAGTTCTCATTACAGCCTGATCATTGGACTTGGGCAGACAGGATTGTCATGCGCGCGTTTTTTATTGCAGCAGGGTAATGCTGTGGCGGTAATTGATAGCAGTGAAAAACCTGCCTGTCTGAATGCACTGCAAAAAGACTATCCGGAAGTTGTGGTGAAAACAGGTGGTATCCCTGCCGATTGGTTAATGCGAGCTGACAGCATTGTCTTGAGCCCTGGCGTTGATCCGCGTTTACCTCAGATCAGACAGGCCGCTGAAGCCGGTATCGAGATTATTGGTGATATTGAGTTATTTGCCCGTCATGCCAACGCCCCCATCATTGCCATTACCGGTTCGAATGGCAAAAGTACCGTCACAACCTTAGTCGGTTTAATGGCACAAAGGGCTGATAAAAAAGTCGCTGTTGGCGGTAATCTTGGTACACCGGCATTGGACTTGCTGACTGATCCTGCTCCAGATTTCTATGTGCTTGAGTTATCCAGTTTTCAGATGGAAACAGTGCATTCTATGAATGCATTTGCTTCAGTGATACTCAATGTCAGCCCCGATCATCTGGATCGCTATGATTCCATCGAAGATTACCAACGTGCTAAACAAAAGGTTTATCACGGTACGGGAGTCATGGTGATAAATCGAGATGATCCTATTGTTTCTGCAATGGCGGTAGCTGGACGGGATCAGCTTGGTTTCAGTCTGCATGAATCAACCGGATATGAATTTGGTGTCCTGACCCAGAGGGGACATCTCTGGCTGGCTGAAGGCGATACGCCGTTAATGCTGGTCAGCGATATGAAAATTGCCGGTAGCCATAATATTGCCAATGCATTGGCAGCATTAGCTCTGGGCTCTGTAATGGGCCTGCCGATGGATGCCATGTTAAAAGCCTTAAAAGAATTCAAAGGGCTGCCACATCGCTGTCGGTTTGTACGCGAATTACACGGAGTACGCTGGTTTAATGATTCTAAAGCCACTAACGTTGGCGCCAGTATCGCTGCAATAGAGGGTCTTGCTGAGAATGGCAAGATTGTTTTGATTGCGGGTGGTGTAGGCAAAGGACAGAATTTTGCGCCGTTAAGCCCTATCCTGAATAACTATGTCTGCACTATCGTATTGATTGGTCAATCTGCTGAAGAATTAGCCAGACATGTACCGGAAACAGTTCAGATCCATTTTGCAGCAGATATGAAATCTGCGGTTCAGGCGGCAAATAATTCTGCACAAACGGGTCAGCAAGTACTGTTGTCGCCTGCCTGCGCAAGTTTTGATCAGTTTGCTAATTACGCTGATCGTGGCGACCACTTTGAGCAAGCTGTGAGGGAGTTGGCGGCATGA
- the ftsW gene encoding putative lipid II flippase FtsW produces MSRVSTYFDSKLLMATLALLLIGLIMVCSASITIAENKTGQPLYFFIRQLAFAGLGLFFAWCVMSIRLSHWQQMAPMLLMVGVGLLVLVLIPGIGREVNGSSRWLPLGPVNLQVAELIKLFAIIYVADYLQRHHGQLNTSLLKVLSPLLLLSVAAVLLLLQPDMGSIVVILSTVLVMMFLGGARLDVFIGLIAILAGLFTLMVWVAPYRLQRLQSFMDPWADPFGSGFQLTQALIAFGRGDWLGVGLGSSMQKLFYLPEAHTDFLFSILAEELGLIGAVAVIALFLIMIWRALAIGRAAEEAGQLFGAQIAYGISVWLGLQACVNIGVNMGVFPTKGLTLPLMSYGGSSLVIVCIAIGLLLRVDLETRQPEKASARVKR; encoded by the coding sequence ATGAGTCGTGTAAGCACCTACTTCGATTCAAAGCTTTTAATGGCCACATTGGCCTTGCTATTGATTGGTCTGATTATGGTGTGTTCAGCTTCCATTACCATTGCTGAAAACAAAACCGGGCAACCGTTATATTTCTTTATCAGGCAACTGGCGTTTGCTGGGCTCGGATTGTTTTTTGCCTGGTGTGTGATGTCGATAAGATTGTCGCATTGGCAGCAAATGGCTCCGATGTTGTTGATGGTTGGTGTTGGTTTACTGGTATTGGTTTTGATTCCTGGTATCGGCCGAGAAGTGAACGGTAGTTCACGCTGGTTACCCTTGGGGCCGGTCAATCTTCAGGTAGCTGAACTGATTAAATTGTTTGCCATTATTTATGTGGCGGACTATCTGCAACGCCATCATGGACAACTGAACACGTCGTTACTAAAAGTCTTGTCTCCATTACTGCTGTTGAGCGTAGCAGCTGTATTACTGTTGTTGCAGCCCGATATGGGCTCCATCGTCGTCATTTTGTCCACCGTGCTGGTGATGATGTTTCTGGGCGGTGCCAGATTAGACGTATTTATTGGCTTGATCGCCATTCTGGCAGGGTTGTTTACCCTGATGGTCTGGGTGGCACCTTACCGTCTGCAACGCCTGCAAAGTTTTATGGATCCATGGGCCGATCCGTTTGGTAGCGGTTTCCAGTTAACACAAGCACTAATTGCATTTGGTCGGGGAGATTGGCTTGGAGTGGGCTTAGGCAGCAGCATGCAAAAACTGTTTTATCTGCCTGAAGCACATACTGACTTTTTATTCTCGATTCTGGCAGAAGAGCTAGGGTTAATAGGTGCTGTGGCAGTCATCGCTTTGTTTCTGATCATGATTTGGCGAGCATTGGCGATAGGCCGTGCTGCAGAAGAAGCAGGTCAATTATTCGGCGCACAAATCGCCTATGGCATTTCGGTGTGGCTGGGGTTACAGGCTTGCGTCAATATAGGCGTCAATATGGGTGTGTTTCCCACGAAAGGCCTTACATTGCCATTGATGAGTTATGGCGGTAGTAGTCTGGTAATCGTTTGTATCGCGATTGGTCTGTTATTACGAGTGGATCTGGAAACCCGTCAACCTGAAAAAGCATCAGCGAGGGTCAAACGATGA
- the murG gene encoding undecaprenyldiphospho-muramoylpentapeptide beta-N-acetylglucosaminyltransferase: MTRVLIMAGGTGGHVFPALAVAEELRTRSVDVEWIGTERGIESRLVPAAAFKLNLIPIKGLRGNGIFGWLVAPFRILRAVLESRKVIKRFQPDVVIGLGGFASGPGGLAAWLSGKPLLIHEQNAIAGMTNRLLAKIAKQVLQGFENSFVSSKKTRWVGNPVRKEIEQLPEPQIRYQARAQKPLKLLVLGGSLGAKSLNQVVPQTLALLGKEHIVNVLHQCGEKHLADCQHAYEQAGVSGTVTQFIDDMSKAYGEADLIICRAGALTVAEVAATGIAAILVPYPYAVDDHQTHNAQALKDAGAALLIADSALNAEDLAAVIRPLLENRKQLEQMAIQARTLANPGTAIQIADICLEWAHG; this comes from the coding sequence ATGACTCGCGTATTAATTATGGCAGGTGGTACTGGCGGACATGTTTTTCCAGCATTAGCCGTGGCCGAAGAATTGCGTACTCGTTCGGTCGATGTTGAGTGGATTGGCACAGAGCGTGGTATTGAATCTCGGTTGGTACCAGCAGCTGCTTTCAAACTAAATTTAATTCCGATTAAAGGCTTACGTGGTAATGGCATTTTCGGTTGGCTGGTAGCACCGTTCAGAATTTTACGTGCAGTACTCGAATCCAGAAAAGTGATTAAACGGTTTCAGCCTGATGTGGTGATCGGCCTCGGAGGTTTTGCTTCAGGCCCAGGTGGCCTAGCAGCATGGCTCTCCGGCAAACCTTTATTGATACATGAACAAAATGCTATTGCCGGCATGACGAATCGCTTACTGGCAAAAATTGCCAAGCAGGTTTTACAGGGATTTGAAAACAGTTTTGTCAGCAGCAAAAAAACTAGATGGGTTGGCAATCCGGTAAGAAAAGAAATTGAACAGTTACCTGAGCCACAGATTCGTTATCAGGCAAGGGCTCAGAAACCCTTAAAATTGTTGGTGTTAGGAGGCAGCCTGGGAGCAAAAAGTTTAAATCAGGTTGTACCGCAGACGCTGGCACTACTTGGAAAAGAACACATAGTTAACGTCCTTCATCAATGTGGTGAAAAGCATTTGGCTGACTGTCAGCATGCCTATGAACAGGCAGGTGTTTCGGGAACTGTCACCCAGTTTATTGACGATATGTCGAAAGCCTATGGCGAGGCAGATTTGATTATTTGCCGGGCAGGTGCACTAACCGTGGCCGAAGTCGCGGCAACAGGTATCGCAGCAATTCTGGTGCCGTATCCGTATGCAGTAGATGACCACCAGACTCACAATGCACAGGCATTAAAAGACGCAGGTGCTGCATTACTGATAGCCGACTCAGCACTTAACGCAGAAGATCTGGCAGCAGTAATACGGCCATTACTAGAAAACCGAAAACAATTGGAACAAATGGCAATACAGGCAAGAACATTGGCAAACCCCGGAACAGCAATTCAGATAGCAGATATCTGTCTGGAGTGGGCACATGGCTAA